The Chlorocebus sabaeus isolate Y175 chromosome 18, mChlSab1.0.hap1, whole genome shotgun sequence genome window below encodes:
- the ARK2C gene encoding E3 ubiquitin-protein ligase ARK2C yields the protein MVLVHVGYLVLPVFGSVRNRGAPFQRSQHPHATSCRHFHLGPPQPQQLAPDFPLAHPVQSQPGLSAHMAPAHQHSGALHQSLTPLPTLQFQDVTGPSFLPQALHQQYLLQQQLLEAQHRRLVSHPRRSQERVSVHPHRLHPSFDFGQLQTPQPRYLAEGTDWDLSVDAGLSPAQFQVRPIPQHYQHYLATPRMHHFPRNSSSTQMVVHEIRNYPYPQLHFLALQGLNPSRHTSAVRESYEELLQLEDRLGNVTRGAVQNTIERFTFPHKYKKRRPQDGKGKKDEGEESDTDEKCTICLSMLEDGEDVRRLPCMHLFHQLCVDQWLAMSKKCPICRVDIETQLGADS from the exons GTGCCCCCTTTCAAAGGTCTCAGCATCCTCACGCTACCTCCTGCCGCCACTTCCACCTGGGCCCCCCGCAGCCGCAGCAGCTCGCTCCCGACTTCCCGCTGGCCCACCCCGTGCAGTCGCAGCCAGGCCTCAGCGCCCACATGGCCCCGGCCCACCAGCACAGCGGCGCCCTGCACCAGTCGCTGACCCCGCTGCCCACCCTGCAGTTCCAGGACGTCACAGGTCCCTCCTTCCTACCTCAGGCCCTGCACCAGCAATACCTCCTGCAGCAGCAGCTCCTGGAAGCCCAGCACCGCAGGCTCGTCTCGCACCCCAG GCGGAGTCAGGAGCGTGTATCTGTCCACCCCCACCGCCTCCACCCCAGCTTCGACTTCGGCCAACTGCAAACACCTCAGCCCAGGTATTTGGCTGAGGGCACTGACTG GGATCTCAGTGTGGACGCTGGCTTGAGTCCTGCTCAGTTCCAGGTGCGGCCCATCCCTCAGCACTATCAGCATTACCTAGCGACTCCTCGAATGCACCACTTTCCCAGAAACTCCTCCTCCACGCAGATG GTCGTCCATGAAATCCGAAACTACCCTTATCCTCAGCTTCACTTCCTTGCTCTCCAGGGACTAAATCCCAGCAGACACACCTCTGCCGTACGGGAGAGCTATGAG gaGCTGCTGCAGCTCGAGGACAGGTTGGGTAATGTGACTCGGGGAGCTGTACAGAACACCATTGAGAGGTTCACCTTCCCCCACAAGTATAAGAAG CGAAGACCCCAGGATGGCAAGGGCAAGAAGGATGAGGGGGAGGAGTCAGACACAGATGAGAAATGCACAATTTGTCTGTCTATGCTGGAAGATGGAGAAGATGTGAG ACGCCTACCCTGTATGCATCTCTTTCACCAACTGTGCGTGGACCAGTGGCTCGCCATGAGCAAGAAATGCCCCATCTGCCGAGTGGACATTGAGACACAACTGGGAGCCGACAGCTGA